The Manis javanica isolate MJ-LG chromosome 2, MJ_LKY, whole genome shotgun sequence genome contains a region encoding:
- the LOC108407237 gene encoding aldo-keto reductase family 1 member C15-like isoform X2: protein MDLKHSRSVKLNDGHFMPVLGLGTLASEELWATFFRPELVRPALERSLKKLQLDYVDLFIIHIPVAMKPGEELMPKDDRGEIILETVDLRDTWAALEKCKDAGLTKSIGVSNFNHKQLDMILNKPGLKYKPVCNQVECHPYLNQSKLLEFCKSKDIVLVAYSVLGSQRDPKWVQGDSPLLLEDPVLKEIAKKHNRNPGQVAMRYQLQRGVVVLAKSFNEKRIKENFQVFDFELTPEDMKAIDGINRNFRYFKLPFAAHHPWYPFSEEY, encoded by the exons ATGGACCTCAAGCACAGTCGTTCTGTGAAGCTTAACGATGGGCACTTCATGCCGGTGCTTGGATTGGGCACCCTTGCCTCTGAGGAA CTTTGGGCTACTTTCTTCCGACCAGAGTTGGTCCGACCAGCCTTGGAAAGATCGCTGAAGAAGCTTCAGCTGGACTATGTAGACCTCTTCATTATCCACATACCTGTTGCCATGAAG CCTGGGGAGGAGCTTATGCCAAAGGATGACAGAGgggaaattattttagaaacagtGGACCTGCGGGACACATGGGCG gccctggagaAGTGCAAAGATGCAGGTCTAACCAAGTCCATCGGGGTGTCCAATTTCAATCACAAACAGCTGGACATGATCCTGAACAAGCCAGGCCTCAAGTACAAGCCCGTGTGCAACCAG GTGGAATGTCACCCTTACCTCAACCAGAGCAAACTCCTGGAATTCTGCAAGTCTAAGGACATCGTTCTAGTTGCCTACAGTGTGCTGGGATCCCAAAGAGACCCAAAGTG GGTGCAAGGGGACAGCCCGCTGCTCTTGGAGGATCCAGTTTTGAAGGAAATTGCCAAGAAACACAACAGAAACCCAGGCCAGGTCGCCATGCGCTACCAGCTGCAGCGGGGGGTGGTTGTCCTGGCCAAGAGCTTCAATGAGAAGAGAATCAAAGAGAACTTCCAG GTGTTTGACTTTGAATTGACTCCAGAAGACATGAAAGCAATTGACGGCATCAACAGAAATTTCCGATATTTTAAATTACCATT tGCTGCCCATCACCCTTGGTATCCATTTTCTGAAGAATATTGA
- the LOC108407237 gene encoding aldo-keto reductase family 1 member C15-like isoform X1 — protein sequence MDLKHSRSVKLNDGHFMPVLGLGTLASEEVPKSKAREATKVAIDVGYRHFDAAYVYQNEEEVGQALREKIADGTVKREDLFYTTKLWATFFRPELVRPALERSLKKLQLDYVDLFIIHIPVAMKPGEELMPKDDRGEIILETVDLRDTWAALEKCKDAGLTKSIGVSNFNHKQLDMILNKPGLKYKPVCNQVECHPYLNQSKLLEFCKSKDIVLVAYSVLGSQRDPKWVQGDSPLLLEDPVLKEIAKKHNRNPGQVAMRYQLQRGVVVLAKSFNEKRIKENFQVFDFELTPEDMKAIDGINRNFRYFKLPFAAHHPWYPFSEEY from the exons ATGGACCTCAAGCACAGTCGTTCTGTGAAGCTTAACGATGGGCACTTCATGCCGGTGCTTGGATTGGGCACCCTTGCCTCTGAGGAA GTTCCTAAGAGCAAGGCTAGGGAAGCCACCAAAGTGGCTATTGATGTAGGTTACCGCCATTTCGATGCAGCCTACGTCTATCAAAATGAGGAGGAGGTGGGCCAGGCCCTTCGAGAGAAGATTGCTGACGGCACGGTGAAGAGAGAGGACTTATTCTACACCACCAAG CTTTGGGCTACTTTCTTCCGACCAGAGTTGGTCCGACCAGCCTTGGAAAGATCGCTGAAGAAGCTTCAGCTGGACTATGTAGACCTCTTCATTATCCACATACCTGTTGCCATGAAG CCTGGGGAGGAGCTTATGCCAAAGGATGACAGAGgggaaattattttagaaacagtGGACCTGCGGGACACATGGGCG gccctggagaAGTGCAAAGATGCAGGTCTAACCAAGTCCATCGGGGTGTCCAATTTCAATCACAAACAGCTGGACATGATCCTGAACAAGCCAGGCCTCAAGTACAAGCCCGTGTGCAACCAG GTGGAATGTCACCCTTACCTCAACCAGAGCAAACTCCTGGAATTCTGCAAGTCTAAGGACATCGTTCTAGTTGCCTACAGTGTGCTGGGATCCCAAAGAGACCCAAAGTG GGTGCAAGGGGACAGCCCGCTGCTCTTGGAGGATCCAGTTTTGAAGGAAATTGCCAAGAAACACAACAGAAACCCAGGCCAGGTCGCCATGCGCTACCAGCTGCAGCGGGGGGTGGTTGTCCTGGCCAAGAGCTTCAATGAGAAGAGAATCAAAGAGAACTTCCAG GTGTTTGACTTTGAATTGACTCCAGAAGACATGAAAGCAATTGACGGCATCAACAGAAATTTCCGATATTTTAAATTACCATT tGCTGCCCATCACCCTTGGTATCCATTTTCTGAAGAATATTGA